From one Actinomyces sp. Marseille-P3109 genomic stretch:
- the leuD gene encoding 3-isopropylmalate dehydratase small subunit: protein MDKFIRHTGIGAPLRRSAVDTDQIIPAVYLKRITRTGFDDALFASWRAGEPDFILNQEAYKRASVLVAGPDFGTGSSREHAVWALKDYGFKVVLAPRFADIFRGNAGKQGLVAGVVSQEDCEQLWKILETEPGTEVTVDLENRTVEVGSFRCTFSIDDYVRWILMEGLDDISLTLTQEDAIRDYEEARPAFKPRTQPAKHLPAQEVVPARAADMPRP, encoded by the coding sequence GTGGACAAGTTCATCCGGCACACGGGTATTGGCGCCCCGCTGCGGCGCAGCGCCGTTGACACCGACCAGATCATCCCGGCGGTCTACCTCAAGCGCATCACGCGCACGGGCTTCGACGACGCACTGTTCGCCTCCTGGCGGGCCGGTGAGCCCGACTTCATCCTCAACCAGGAGGCCTACAAGCGGGCCTCCGTGCTCGTGGCGGGACCCGACTTCGGCACGGGCTCCTCGCGCGAGCACGCCGTGTGGGCTCTCAAGGACTACGGGTTCAAGGTGGTGCTCGCCCCCCGGTTCGCCGACATCTTCCGCGGCAACGCGGGCAAGCAGGGGCTGGTGGCCGGGGTCGTGTCCCAGGAGGACTGCGAGCAGCTGTGGAAGATCCTCGAGACCGAACCGGGCACCGAGGTGACGGTGGACCTGGAGAACCGCACGGTCGAGGTCGGATCCTTCCGCTGCACCTTCTCCATCGACGACTATGTGCGCTGGATCCTCATGGAGGGACTCGACGACATCTCCCTGACCCTCACCCAGGAGGACGCCATCCGCGACTACGAGGAGGCTCGGCCCGCCTTCAAGCCGCGTACCCAGCCGGCCAAGCACCTGCCCGCCCAGGAGGTTGTCCCGGCCCGGGCTGCGGACATGCCCCGGCCTTAA
- the murA gene encoding UDP-N-acetylglucosamine 1-carboxyvinyltransferase, with protein sequence MVDGLLQVEGGRPLTGEITVRGAKNLVPKAMVAALLGSSPSVLRNVPLIRDVDVVSGLLSLHGVSIDYDQREGVLQLDSSKVESAHMADIDAHAGSSRIPILFCGPLLHRLGEAFIPDLGGCRIGDRPIDFHLEILRQFGATVDKQAQGIRLTAPAGLNGTVIELPYPSVGATEQTLLTAVRAHGLTELRNAAVEPEIMDLVDVLQKMGAIISVDTDRTIHVEGVDELCGYTHSALPDRIEAASWASAALATRGDVFVRGAHQSHMTTFLNTFRKVGGAFDVTDEGIRFYHLGGDLNSIVVETNVHPGFMTDWQQPLVVALTQAQGLSIVHETVYENRFGFTGALRKMGATIQVYRECLGGTECRFGQRNFYHSAVVSGPTPLTGADIVVPDLRGGFSHLIAALTAEGTSRVEGVNLIDRGYEHFMSKLESLNAAVTRLA encoded by the coding sequence ATGGTCGACGGTCTGCTCCAGGTCGAGGGTGGTCGCCCGCTGACTGGTGAGATCACCGTCCGCGGAGCCAAGAACCTGGTTCCCAAGGCGATGGTGGCGGCCCTGCTGGGATCGTCCCCCTCGGTTCTGCGCAACGTTCCCCTCATCCGGGACGTCGACGTGGTCTCAGGGCTGCTGAGCCTGCACGGCGTGAGCATCGACTACGACCAGCGCGAGGGCGTCCTTCAGCTGGACTCCTCCAAGGTCGAGTCCGCGCACATGGCCGACATCGACGCGCACGCCGGATCCTCCCGGATCCCGATCCTGTTCTGCGGCCCGCTCCTGCATCGCCTGGGGGAGGCCTTCATCCCCGACCTGGGTGGGTGCCGTATCGGCGACCGCCCCATCGACTTCCACCTGGAGATCCTGCGCCAGTTCGGCGCCACCGTCGACAAGCAGGCCCAGGGCATCCGGTTGACCGCCCCCGCCGGCCTCAACGGCACGGTCATCGAGCTGCCCTATCCCTCAGTCGGTGCCACCGAGCAGACCCTGCTCACCGCCGTGCGCGCTCACGGACTGACCGAGCTGCGCAACGCCGCCGTCGAGCCGGAGATCATGGACCTCGTCGACGTCCTGCAGAAGATGGGCGCCATCATCTCGGTGGACACCGACCGCACCATCCATGTCGAGGGCGTCGACGAGCTGTGCGGCTACACCCACTCGGCCCTGCCCGACCGCATCGAAGCCGCCTCATGGGCCTCGGCCGCCCTGGCCACTCGCGGCGACGTGTTCGTGCGTGGCGCCCACCAGAGCCACATGACCACCTTCCTCAACACCTTCCGCAAGGTGGGGGGCGCCTTCGACGTCACTGACGAGGGCATCCGCTTCTACCACCTCGGCGGGGACCTGAACTCGATCGTGGTGGAGACCAACGTCCACCCCGGCTTCATGACCGACTGGCAGCAGCCCCTCGTCGTGGCGCTCACACAGGCCCAGGGCCTGTCCATCGTCCACGAGACCGTCTACGAGAACCGCTTCGGATTCACCGGCGCGCTGCGCAAGATGGGCGCCACCATCCAGGTCTACCGCGAGTGCCTGGGCGGGACCGAGTGCCGCTTCGGGCAGCGCAACTTCTACCACTCCGCGGTCGTCTCCGGACCCACGCCCCTGACCGGGGCCGACATCGTCGTGCCCGACCTGCGCGGCGGCTTCTCCCACCTCATCGCGGCCCTGACCGCCGAGGGCACCAGCCGGGTCGAGGGCGTCAACCTCATCGATCGCGGCTACGAGCACTTCATGTCCAAGCTGGAGTCCCTCAACGCCGCCGTCACCCGCCTGGCCTGA
- a CDS encoding lysophospholipid acyltransferase family protein, which yields MTPFYRFAARGAIIPFLKMVSRQKVTGLENIPRQGGFIAVANHLTDLDSLTAMRALVDADVPVYSLAKSTLFKVPVLGSILRAGGQIPVQRGTQNAATALKAASDVLADGGAIMIFPEGTLSRDPLKWPMVAKTGAARLAMTSGAPVLPMGQWGAHEILDTYGRSFRPFPRKDVRVTIGELMDLSRFGQDIQDRETVRACTGEIMRAITALVEGLRGEKAPRPFDMHYDGDPGKGRIGVRRPDPLPEVDGRAAGPEAPGGTEQPEVAGENEQ from the coding sequence ATGACTCCGTTCTACCGCTTCGCCGCGCGCGGGGCGATCATCCCGTTCCTCAAGATGGTTTCCCGGCAGAAGGTGACCGGCCTGGAGAACATCCCCCGTCAGGGCGGCTTCATCGCTGTGGCCAACCACCTGACCGACCTTGACTCGCTCACGGCCATGCGCGCGCTGGTGGACGCCGATGTCCCCGTCTACTCCCTGGCCAAGTCCACCCTGTTCAAGGTGCCAGTCCTCGGCTCCATCCTGCGTGCCGGCGGCCAGATCCCGGTGCAGCGGGGTACCCAGAACGCGGCCACGGCTCTCAAGGCCGCCAGTGACGTCCTGGCCGACGGCGGGGCCATCATGATCTTCCCCGAGGGCACGCTCTCCCGTGACCCCCTCAAGTGGCCGATGGTTGCCAAGACCGGAGCGGCCCGGCTGGCCATGACCAGCGGGGCGCCTGTTCTGCCCATGGGGCAGTGGGGAGCCCACGAGATCCTGGACACCTACGGTCGCTCCTTCCGGCCCTTCCCGCGCAAGGATGTGCGCGTCACCATCGGCGAGCTCATGGACCTGTCCCGCTTCGGGCAGGACATCCAGGACCGCGAGACCGTGCGTGCCTGCACCGGGGAGATCATGCGGGCCATCACCGCCCTGGTGGAGGGGCTCAGGGGAGAGAAGGCCCCCCGTCCCTTCGACATGCACTACGACGGTGATCCGGGCAAGGGCAGGATCGGTGTGCGACGTCCCGATCCGCTGCCCGAGGTCGACGGTCGGGCGGCCGGCCCTGAGGCGCCTGGGGGGACCGAGCAGCCCGAAGTGGCGGGGGAGAACGAGCAGTGA
- a CDS encoding NAD(P)H-dependent glycerol-3-phosphate dehydrogenase: protein MESVRRAAVIGSGAWGTTFASLLAQAGTPTTVWARRQEIADEINAGTNERYVPGHRLPSGVTATTGLGEAVEGAGVVVVAVPSQEARRVLEPARGALAHDAVAVSLMKGVELGTGLRMSEVLAEVLDIDRSRVVVVSGPNLADEIAAGQPTATVVAADDEQVAARIAAMCATGTFRPYTNTDVLGVELCGAVKNVIALAVGAASGRGLGDNSKATIITRGLVEITRLGLKLGARPETFSGLAGMGDLVATCSSPLSRNQTFGRHLGEGMSVAEAAAASRGVAEGAKSARAVLELARAHGVDMPITAGVVTVVEGAASVAQVTDALLARPRKAEGVHAAPSQT from the coding sequence ATGGAGTCAGTACGGCGCGCGGCCGTCATCGGCTCGGGCGCCTGGGGCACCACCTTTGCGAGCCTCCTGGCCCAGGCCGGTACCCCGACGACGGTCTGGGCCAGGCGTCAGGAGATCGCCGATGAGATCAACGCCGGCACCAATGAGCGCTACGTTCCCGGTCACCGCCTGCCGTCGGGCGTGACAGCCACCACCGGCCTGGGCGAAGCCGTCGAGGGGGCGGGCGTCGTCGTGGTGGCCGTCCCCTCCCAGGAGGCCCGGAGGGTCCTGGAGCCCGCCCGCGGCGCTCTGGCCCACGACGCCGTGGCCGTCTCCCTCATGAAGGGGGTCGAGCTGGGAACCGGGCTGCGGATGAGCGAGGTCCTGGCCGAGGTCCTGGACATCGACCGCTCCCGCGTCGTCGTCGTCTCCGGGCCCAACCTCGCCGACGAGATCGCCGCGGGCCAGCCCACCGCCACCGTGGTGGCCGCCGACGACGAGCAGGTCGCTGCCCGGATCGCCGCCATGTGCGCCACCGGCACCTTCCGCCCTTACACGAATACCGATGTCCTGGGCGTCGAGCTGTGCGGGGCGGTCAAGAATGTCATCGCCCTGGCCGTCGGCGCCGCCTCGGGCCGGGGTCTGGGGGACAATTCCAAAGCCACGATCATCACCCGGGGACTGGTGGAGATCACCCGCCTGGGCCTGAAGCTCGGCGCCCGCCCCGAGACCTTCTCCGGACTGGCGGGCATGGGGGACCTGGTGGCCACCTGCTCCTCGCCCCTGAGCCGCAACCAGACCTTCGGCCGCCACCTCGGTGAGGGGATGAGCGTGGCCGAGGCCGCTGCCGCATCCCGGGGCGTGGCCGAGGGCGCCAAGTCCGCCCGCGCCGTCCTCGAACTGGCCCGGGCCCACGGCGTGGACATGCCGATCACCGCCGGAGTCGTCACCGTCGTTGAGGGCGCTGCCAGCGTCGCCCAGGTGACGGATGCGCTGCTGGCCCGCCCCCGCAAGGCCGAGGGCGTGCACGCGGCCCCGTCTCAGACGTAG
- a CDS encoding AMIN-like domain-containing (lipo)protein, whose protein sequence is MHHRSVTPLTLMLSAVLTLGACSLSTSSSSASSTPSASTAGSGAGAQGAASNATGAAVPTHPHQNSSDAPDWGTGSQGQQAAEGSTLTVADVRVGNHPEEGYSRFVVEFDGQGTPGWSQPQWNIPASTMGKGDPIEVEGEHTMVIRGSGVASVPPDGQRVSGHRQIELDNSTTDDRSIDSAYIDPGFEGEFQVVLGTDSQTYRVFSLSSPTRLVVDIAHD, encoded by the coding sequence ATGCACCACCGCTCCGTCACACCGCTCACCCTGATGCTCAGTGCAGTCTTGACACTGGGCGCCTGCTCACTGAGCACGTCATCCTCCTCCGCCTCCTCCACGCCCTCGGCCTCCACTGCCGGCAGCGGGGCCGGGGCACAGGGAGCGGCGTCGAATGCGACGGGTGCGGCGGTGCCCACCCACCCGCACCAGAACAGCTCGGACGCTCCGGACTGGGGTACCGGCTCCCAGGGACAGCAGGCAGCCGAGGGCAGTACCCTCACGGTCGCCGATGTCAGGGTCGGCAACCACCCGGAGGAGGGCTACAGCCGGTTCGTGGTGGAGTTCGACGGCCAGGGGACGCCCGGCTGGAGCCAGCCGCAGTGGAACATCCCGGCCTCCACCATGGGCAAGGGCGACCCGATCGAGGTTGAGGGCGAGCACACGATGGTGATCCGGGGCAGCGGCGTGGCCAGCGTTCCCCCGGACGGGCAGAGGGTCAGCGGCCACCGGCAGATCGAGCTCGACAACTCCACCACCGATGACCGGAGCATCGACTCGGCCTATATCGACCCCGGCTTCGAGGGAGAGTTCCAGGTGGTGCTGGGCACCGACTCCCAGACCTACCGAGTCTTCAGCCTCTCCAGTCCCACGCGCCTGGTCGTCGACATCGCCCACGACTGA
- a CDS encoding D-alanine--D-alanine ligase family protein, which yields MTDLQETGPSVPSPDNSKVRVAVVFGGRSGEHTISCATAAGVLSAIDRDRYEVLPVGITPEGQWVLVDDDPAALELSDSRPPVRITTDGLGRGTLTAPLGGGDLTVAAPTGPQVLGQVDVVLPLLHGPYGEDGTIQGMLEMMGVPYVGCGVLASAAGMDKQVTKVLLGAAGIATAPYVVVGPHAWKRDPEAILEACRSLSYPLFVKPARAGSSLGISKVERPEDLPGAIEAARAVDPKVLVETGIVGREVEVAVLEGRDDDAPRVAEPGEIAMDTSQGAGEFYDFETKYLAHDAVAMVCPARIGPEERSLIMDTAARAFEAVGCEGLARVDFFLTDSGEAVVNEINTMPGFTPFSMYPYMWQVSGLEYTDLVSELIELALSRPTDVNR from the coding sequence ATGACAGACCTCCAGGAAACCGGCCCCTCCGTTCCCAGTCCTGACAACTCCAAAGTGCGTGTCGCCGTCGTCTTCGGCGGCCGCAGCGGTGAGCACACGATCTCCTGCGCTACCGCCGCCGGGGTCCTGTCGGCCATCGACCGTGATCGCTACGAGGTCCTTCCCGTCGGCATCACCCCCGAGGGGCAGTGGGTGCTTGTCGATGACGACCCCGCCGCCCTCGAGCTCAGCGACAGCCGACCGCCGGTGCGGATCACCACGGACGGGCTGGGGCGGGGGACCCTCACCGCCCCGCTGGGAGGCGGCGACCTCACGGTGGCCGCACCCACGGGCCCCCAGGTGCTCGGCCAGGTCGACGTCGTCCTGCCGCTGCTGCACGGGCCCTACGGGGAGGACGGAACCATTCAGGGAATGCTGGAGATGATGGGCGTGCCCTACGTCGGCTGCGGGGTACTGGCCAGTGCCGCGGGCATGGACAAGCAGGTCACCAAGGTGCTCCTGGGCGCAGCCGGCATCGCCACGGCGCCGTACGTCGTCGTCGGCCCCCACGCCTGGAAGCGGGATCCTGAGGCGATCCTGGAGGCCTGCCGGTCCCTGAGCTACCCCCTGTTCGTCAAGCCCGCTCGCGCCGGCTCCTCCCTGGGCATCAGCAAGGTCGAGCGCCCCGAGGACCTGCCCGGCGCCATTGAGGCGGCCCGTGCCGTCGACCCCAAGGTCCTCGTGGAGACCGGCATCGTCGGACGCGAGGTCGAGGTCGCCGTCCTTGAGGGCCGTGACGACGACGCCCCCCGCGTGGCCGAGCCCGGCGAGATCGCCATGGATACCTCCCAGGGCGCCGGTGAGTTCTACGACTTCGAAACCAAGTACCTGGCCCACGACGCCGTCGCCATGGTCTGCCCGGCGCGCATCGGCCCCGAGGAGAGGTCCCTCATCATGGACACCGCCGCACGGGCCTTCGAGGCCGTCGGCTGCGAGGGCCTGGCCCGAGTCGACTTCTTCCTCACCGATTCCGGCGAGGCGGTGGTCAATGAGATCAACACGATGCCCGGCTTCACCCCCTTCTCCATGTACCCCTACATGTGGCAGGTCTCCGGCCTGGAGTACACCGACCTGGTCTCCGAGCTCATTGAGCTGGCCCTGTCCCGCCCCACCGATGTCAATCGCTGA